The following proteins are co-located in the Moraxella nasovis genome:
- a CDS encoding Rne/Rng family ribonuclease produces the protein MKRILINATHNEEIRVALCKDNHLYDFDLENRTREQKKANIYKGRITRVEPSLEAAFVEYGSLRQGFLPLREIAPEYLHGNLREESIKQLLKEGDEIIVQVEKEERGNKGAALSTYISLAGRYLVLMPNNAKGGGISRQISGKVREEMKQIIASLDIPKHMSIIVRTAGLGKGFEDLQNDLNHLLDIWSSIQTQNKTRPSPCLVHQEAGVVTRAVRDYLRDDIGEIWIDSENAYNEAANFIAAVMPTQLDKLRKYTDYEPMFARFGIERQIETAYQREVRLPSGGSIVIDQTEALVSIDINSSKSTKGSDVAETAYHTNLEAADEIARQLRLRDMGGLIVIDFIDMADARHQKEVEKRLIEATRHDRARVQFAEISKFGLMQMSRQRLRPSLEEATGYICPRCHGNGMIRDLRSLSLSIMRQIEQIALKERSGEIQAEVPTEIAAFLLNEKRESLVYLEQDSGARVTILPHAHLESPNFSLHFNPDGFAPSSYERIVNAEEEEMGDRGYDVNWQTQQAESTNAKNNRWQDQSSAKPNEKKSATTKTEETQAKPAGHTPQAVAWLSNLFAPKPQAKLADSLNSADAALAIESLVNSGNVSLGAAGQIAIPTKTNTAPQNERGQYTERDDNERKPRHKKPKKETLKDESNPIKERQDNHKKKEEKREYPKREVGSRRESRGEVVREPSLTLDVPNAVEKSTKKESQERPQKAVNSTDIVLHITPIIKEKLATEVVHVCLDGDKSTKKAPSKTKTDYTTSNKATHAQGNAQQDADHTPSAKEEIQPNEKDVTVAPSIPDVSEKQAIDDTAPSHDAHTSTPSSQADKPKLAVPAVATWSKADDATKAKLAALAKQTGRAINDPRVVRSLSSAVADITGTAGDFIERTLGTSADGDFIHRFIAAVVKARSGEAVDFSNYGYASLGETYLTEYAQQITAKSKTSVLQGKTAVTPSPIGRRASNDPRGQHPDFYKSDTSSTADQATPADKPIADDADTYNALTGGEAALAVSEQSEALLHQVDVIDDSHKQEEPKADATQPDESQDANAITAIEEIKQADKTDGDEQTDTPAKSGDDTQVAVIDDKTPKVKPTPKAKVSVSRNAKKGKVKTNSYKDMIENVAGQLLPQVGILTLAQPKSKVRAKKTSKAAQKSEVRKAGAKINKPETPSDTDTNG, from the coding sequence ATGAAACGCATTTTAATCAACGCCACACACAACGAAGAGATTCGTGTGGCACTTTGTAAAGACAATCACCTATACGATTTTGACCTAGAAAATCGCACTCGTGAACAAAAAAAAGCCAACATCTACAAAGGTCGTATCACCCGTGTTGAGCCATCATTAGAAGCAGCTTTTGTGGAATATGGCTCTCTCAGACAAGGCTTTTTGCCTTTACGTGAGATTGCCCCTGAATATCTACACGGCAACCTGCGTGAAGAGAGCATCAAACAGCTTCTAAAAGAAGGTGATGAAATCATCGTTCAAGTAGAAAAAGAAGAGCGTGGCAACAAAGGGGCTGCCCTATCTACTTACATCTCACTGGCTGGTCGCTATTTGGTACTCATGCCAAATAATGCAAAAGGCGGTGGTATCAGCCGTCAAATCTCAGGCAAAGTGCGTGAAGAGATGAAGCAAATCATCGCAAGCTTAGACATTCCTAAGCACATGAGTATCATCGTGCGTACCGCTGGGCTTGGCAAAGGTTTTGAAGACCTGCAAAACGACCTTAACCACCTACTTGACATCTGGTCATCTATCCAAACCCAAAACAAAACTCGCCCAAGCCCTTGTCTTGTACACCAAGAGGCTGGCGTGGTAACTCGTGCGGTGCGTGATTATCTGCGTGATGACATTGGCGAGATTTGGATTGACAGCGAAAATGCCTACAATGAAGCTGCCAATTTCATCGCCGCCGTCATGCCAACTCAGCTTGACAAACTGCGTAAATACACAGACTACGAACCGATGTTTGCACGTTTTGGCATTGAGCGTCAAATTGAAACTGCCTATCAGCGTGAAGTACGCCTGCCATCAGGCGGTTCAATCGTCATTGACCAAACCGAGGCACTGGTATCTATTGACATCAACTCATCAAAATCCACCAAAGGCTCTGATGTTGCCGAGACCGCCTATCACACCAACCTAGAAGCTGCCGATGAGATTGCCCGCCAACTGCGTCTAAGAGACATGGGCGGTCTGATTGTCATTGATTTTATTGACATGGCAGACGCACGCCACCAAAAAGAAGTAGAAAAACGCCTAATTGAAGCGACACGCCACGACCGTGCTCGGGTACAATTTGCTGAAATCTCCAAGTTTGGACTAATGCAAATGAGCCGTCAAAGACTGCGTCCTAGCCTAGAAGAAGCCACAGGCTACATCTGCCCACGCTGTCATGGCAATGGTATGATTCGAGATTTGCGGTCTTTATCGCTATCAATCATGCGTCAAATAGAGCAAATCGCCCTAAAAGAACGTTCGGGCGAAATCCAAGCAGAAGTGCCGACTGAAATTGCAGCCTTCTTATTGAATGAAAAACGTGAAAGCCTAGTCTACCTAGAACAAGACAGCGGTGCACGTGTTACCATCTTGCCGCACGCTCATCTTGAAAGCCCAAATTTTAGCCTGCATTTTAATCCAGATGGCTTTGCCCCATCTAGCTATGAACGCATCGTCAATGCCGAAGAAGAAGAGATGGGCGACCGTGGCTATGATGTGAATTGGCAAACCCAACAAGCTGAATCTACCAACGCCAAAAATAACCGCTGGCAAGATCAATCTTCTGCTAAGCCAAACGAGAAAAAATCTGCGACAACAAAAACAGAAGAAACCCAAGCCAAACCAGCAGGACACACCCCTCAAGCAGTAGCATGGTTGTCTAATTTATTTGCTCCAAAACCACAAGCAAAGCTTGCAGACAGCCTTAACAGTGCAGATGCTGCTCTTGCGATTGAGTCACTTGTAAACTCTGGTAATGTCAGCTTAGGAGCGGCAGGTCAAATTGCCATCCCCACCAAGACCAACACAGCTCCACAAAATGAACGGGGACAGTACACCGAACGTGATGACAACGAACGCAAGCCTCGCCATAAAAAGCCAAAAAAAGAAACACTAAAAGATGAAAGCAATCCCATCAAAGAACGTCAAGATAATCACAAGAAAAAAGAAGAAAAACGTGAATATCCAAAACGTGAGGTAGGCAGTCGTCGTGAATCTCGAGGCGAAGTAGTTCGCGAGCCATCACTAACGCTTGATGTACCAAACGCTGTCGAAAAAAGCACCAAAAAAGAGTCACAAGAGCGTCCACAAAAGGCAGTAAACAGCACTGATATCGTCTTACATATCACTCCGATTATAAAAGAAAAGCTAGCGACTGAAGTGGTACATGTCTGCTTAGATGGTGATAAATCCACCAAAAAAGCACCATCAAAAACTAAGACAGATTACACAACGAGCAACAAGGCAACACACGCTCAAGGCAACGCTCAACAAGACGCTGATCACACACCTTCTGCCAAAGAAGAAATTCAGCCAAACGAAAAAGATGTTACTGTCGCACCATCAATCCCAGATGTATCCGAAAAACAGGCGATTGATGATACTGCACCAAGTCATGATGCTCACACATCAACACCAAGCAGTCAAGCAGATAAGCCTAAATTGGCAGTGCCAGCAGTAGCCACTTGGTCAAAGGCCGATGATGCTACCAAAGCAAAGCTTGCAGCTCTTGCCAAGCAGACTGGCAGAGCGATTAACGACCCAAGAGTGGTTCGCTCGCTAAGCAGTGCTGTGGCAGACATTACAGGCACGGCAGGCGACTTCATTGAACGCACACTTGGTACGTCTGCTGACGGTGATTTTATTCATCGCTTTATTGCAGCAGTTGTGAAAGCTCGTAGCGGTGAAGCAGTTGATTTTAGTAACTATGGCTATGCCTCGCTTGGTGAAACTTACCTAACAGAGTATGCACAGCAGATTACCGCTAAATCAAAGACGTCTGTTCTGCAAGGTAAGACGGCAGTTACGCCAAGTCCGATTGGTCGCCGTGCATCAAATGACCCTCGTGGTCAGCATCCTGATTTTTATAAATCAGATACGTCTAGTACCGCCGATCAAGCTACGCCAGCAGACAAGCCTATCGCTGATGACGCTGACACATACAATGCTCTAACTGGGGGTGAGGCTGCTTTAGCAGTCAGCGAACAAAGCGAAGCTTTGCTTCATCAGGTAGATGTGATCGACGACAGTCACAAACAAGAAGAGCCAAAAGCGGATGCTACTCAGCCTGACGAATCTCAAGATGCTAATGCAATAACAGCAATAGAGGAGATTAAACAAGCTGATAAAACCGATGGCGATGAGCAGACTGATACACCTGCAAAAAGTGGAGATGATACCCAAGTCGCTGTCATTGATGACAAAACTCCTAAAGTAAAACCCACCCCAAAAGCAAAGGTTAGTGTCTCACGCAATGCCAAAAAAGGCAAGGTCAAGACCAACAGCTATAAAGACATGATTGAAAATGTCGCAGGTCAGCTACTGCCTCAAGTAGGGATTCTTACACTAGCCCAGCCAAAATCCAAGGTTCGTGCTAAGAAAACCTCCAAGGCGGCTCAAAAATCTGAAGTGCGTAAAGCGGGTGCTAAAATAAATAAACCTGAAACGCCAAGCGATACAGATACTAATGGCTAG
- a CDS encoding HAD family hydrolase — MKKNIFFDIDGTLHQEDIFLQFILFSAKHRIFNFIVFFPVILLGAIIHYISPMSKIGINIILFFIFFNIQHKELDFIIEKFCSYFLAIKTDHHNVLDIMNDYINHDYIIYLISGSPDILIQKIHHQIIQQDNVCLICTTTKMGYNSLFITQRCVGINKLTMLNHHQKNIYFHAGYSDSSSDQFILDRCRQVYMISKSGEII; from the coding sequence ATGAAAAAAAACATATTTTTTGATATAGATGGGACGCTTCACCAAGAAGACATCTTTTTACAATTTATCCTATTTTCTGCAAAACACAGAATATTTAATTTCATTGTATTTTTTCCTGTGATTCTACTTGGTGCAATCATTCACTATATTTCGCCCATGTCAAAAATTGGCATAAATATTATTTTGTTTTTTATATTTTTTAACATACAACACAAAGAACTAGATTTCATCATTGAAAAATTTTGTTCCTATTTCTTGGCAATCAAAACAGATCATCACAACGTTTTGGACATCATGAATGACTACATCAATCATGATTACATTATCTATTTAATATCAGGAAGCCCTGATATACTCATACAAAAAATACATCATCAAATAATACAGCAGGACAATGTTTGTTTGATATGCACAACAACCAAGATGGGCTACAACTCACTGTTCATCACCCAAAGATGCGTAGGAATAAATAAACTGACCATGCTCAATCATCATCAAAAAAATATTTATTTTCATGCAGGTTATAGCGACAGTAGCAGTGATCAATTCATCTTAGACAGATGTAGGCAAGTTTATATGATTAGCAAAAGCGGTGAAATCATTTGA
- a CDS encoding RluA family pseudouridine synthase, with translation MQKNRPNQPIKSHSPKVKSPKAKSSKPRSPKPHSPKPNSPKSLSADDVITDFAKVNFITVTINQDGQRIDNFLLARLKGLPRSHLYKMIRDDEIRINKKRCKPHTRVYTGDVVRVAPVRLSAKDAPIISDDFAKGLLERIIHEDDGLIVLDKPHGLAVHGGSGESCGVIEAMRVAMGKKYLELVHRIDKDTSGLLLIAKKRSVLKNLQEQFREKTIQKTYLCLVDGHVNSDMQTIDKPLLRYTLASGERRVRVSAEGKQSQTAIKVLARFTLDGKPVSLVQASPKTGRTHQIRVHLASIGHALLGDDKYHRGTSFFSVKHLCLHAWRLSLAGDGEHHKFCSQIPSTWAALLPSDVSHQL, from the coding sequence ATGCAAAAAAACCGCCCCAACCAACCGATCAAATCCCACTCACCCAAAGTTAAGTCGCCCAAAGCTAAGTCGTCTAAACCCCGCTCACCCAAACCCCATTCGCCAAAGCCTAATTCACCCAAATCCTTATCTGCCGATGATGTCATCACAGATTTTGCCAAAGTCAATTTCATCACCGTAACGATAAATCAAGACGGACAGCGGATTGATAATTTTTTGTTGGCACGTTTAAAGGGGTTGCCACGCTCGCATTTGTATAAAATGATACGAGATGATGAGATTCGTATCAACAAAAAACGCTGTAAGCCACATACACGAGTTTATACTGGCGATGTAGTAAGAGTAGCTCCTGTGCGTTTGTCGGCAAAAGACGCTCCAATTATCAGCGATGATTTTGCCAAAGGTTTGCTTGAGCGTATTATCCATGAAGATGATGGACTGATTGTGCTTGATAAACCGCATGGCTTGGCAGTGCATGGTGGGTCTGGTGAGAGCTGTGGGGTGATTGAAGCGATGCGAGTGGCGATGGGTAAGAAGTATTTAGAATTGGTTCATCGCATTGATAAAGACACATCAGGGCTACTGTTGATTGCCAAAAAACGCAGTGTCTTAAAAAATTTGCAAGAACAATTTCGTGAAAAAACCATACAAAAGACCTATTTATGCCTAGTAGATGGTCATGTTAATTCAGATATGCAGACCATTGATAAGCCATTACTTCGGTACACTTTGGCAAGCGGTGAACGCCGTGTGCGAGTAAGTGCTGAGGGCAAGCAAAGTCAGACAGCCATCAAGGTTTTAGCAAGATTTACGTTAGATGGTAAGCCTGTCAGCTTGGTTCAGGCAAGCCCAAAAACAGGGCGCACGCACCAAATTCGGGTGCATTTAGCCAGTATCGGTCATGCTTTATTGGGTGATGATAAGTACCATCGTGGCACAAGCTTTTTTAGTGTTAAGCATCTATGCTTGCACGCTTGGCGACTAAGCTTAGCAGGTGATGGTGAGCATCACAAATTTTGTTCACAGATACCAAGTACGTGGGCAGCATTATTGCCAAGCGATGTTAGCCATCAGCTATAA
- the ppx gene encoding exopolyphosphatase, whose protein sequence is MKTILVDTTARHEQIAKSIGEAKAIDLDDLLGAIDLGSNSFHLAIARLDHGEVRKVASISEKVQLAAGLDEHNVLSEEAMQRGLDCLHRFAQHVTEIHPERLRVVATNALRKAVNAQEFIRRANTLLPTPIEVIAGREEARLIYLGVSHTNASTDKRLVIDIGGGSTEFIIGQGFDPIETESLQMGCVSFTRKFFSDGKITKKAFEQAITATQTEMLSITKRYKKVGWDHVIASSGSAKAAKLVLTELGFAHDVITRDGMEKLINHLLKLGHIDKIHFDGVKAHRQAVFPAGVAELYAIMKTLDIATIDYSDGALREGVMYDMLGRLDDEDVRDRSVTALAQRYSVDVKQAGRVMTTITPLFEAAKDVLGLDKEDGDLLRRAAALFEIGLAVGHSNYQKHSAYLLEFSDIAGFSQVEQAMMAQIVLYHRRKLKADMLSTVENLGGRKLVYLCLILRLAVQASQSRTTKAARISLTLSRPDEWQVMVGDGLHADLIASQLKADSSQFAKWGVTLIVGDVN, encoded by the coding sequence ATGAAAACCATATTAGTTGATACGACCGCACGCCACGAACAAATTGCCAAATCTATTGGTGAAGCTAAGGCGATTGATTTAGACGACTTATTAGGAGCGATTGACTTAGGGTCAAATAGCTTTCATCTGGCGATTGCAAGGCTAGATCATGGTGAAGTGCGAAAAGTAGCTAGCATTTCTGAGAAGGTGCAATTAGCAGCAGGTCTTGATGAACATAATGTATTGTCCGAAGAAGCAATGCAGCGTGGGCTTGACTGCTTGCACCGCTTTGCTCAGCATGTTACCGAGATTCATCCAGAACGCCTAAGGGTTGTGGCGACTAACGCTCTTAGAAAGGCGGTGAATGCACAGGAGTTTATCCGCCGTGCAAACACGCTTTTGCCGACACCAATTGAGGTTATCGCAGGGCGTGAAGAGGCTCGTTTGATTTATTTGGGTGTGTCGCATACCAACGCCAGTACCGATAAGCGACTTGTGATTGATATTGGTGGCGGTTCAACCGAATTTATCATCGGTCAAGGTTTTGACCCGATTGAAACAGAAAGCCTGCAGATGGGCTGCGTTTCTTTTACTCGTAAATTTTTTAGCGATGGTAAAATCACCAAAAAAGCTTTCGAGCAAGCGATTACAGCCACTCAAACAGAGATGCTCTCAATCACCAAACGCTATAAAAAAGTAGGCTGGGATCATGTGATTGCATCATCAGGGTCGGCGAAAGCTGCTAAGCTTGTACTTACTGAGCTTGGTTTTGCTCATGATGTTATCACACGTGATGGTATGGAAAAACTCATCAACCATCTTTTAAAGCTAGGTCATATTGATAAGATTCATTTTGATGGTGTGAAAGCTCATCGTCAAGCGGTGTTTCCTGCTGGTGTAGCAGAGCTTTATGCCATTATGAAAACTTTAGATATTGCCACGATTGACTATTCAGATGGTGCATTAAGAGAAGGTGTGATGTATGATATGCTTGGGCGATTAGATGATGAAGATGTCAGAGATCGCAGCGTAACCGCCTTAGCTCAGCGATACTCGGTGGATGTTAAGCAAGCGGGTCGTGTGATGACAACTATTACGCCTTTATTTGAGGCTGCCAAAGACGTATTAGGACTTGATAAAGAAGACGGAGATTTATTGCGTCGTGCGGCAGCATTATTTGAGATTGGGCTTGCAGTAGGACATAGTAACTACCAAAAGCACAGTGCTTATTTATTAGAGTTTTCTGATATTGCAGGCTTTTCTCAGGTTGAGCAAGCAATGATGGCACAGATTGTACTTTATCATCGTCGCAAGCTTAAGGCAGATATGCTAAGCACTGTGGAGAATTTAGGTGGTCGTAAGCTGGTTTATTTATGCCTAATTTTACGATTGGCGGTGCAAGCTAGCCAAAGCCGTACCACAAAAGCTGCACGCATCTCATTAACTCTTAGTCGTCCAGATGAATGGCAGGTTATGGTGGGCGATGGTCTGCATGCTGATCTTATTGCATCGCAGTTAAAGGCTGATAGCTCGCAGTTTGCCAAATGGGGTGTTACGCTGATTGTTGGTGATGTGAATTGA